Proteins encoded by one window of SAR202 cluster bacterium:
- the trxA gene encoding thioredoxin TrxA, translating to MGTPKHVSDASFEQDVLKSDLPVLVDFWAEWCGPCKMIAPVVEELAKEYDGKVTFAKLDVDSNPRAAMKYGVRGIPTLLLFRGGAPIDQVVGAVPKSRLKNVLDKALARTA from the coding sequence ATGGGGACCCCAAAGCACGTTAGCGACGCTTCGTTTGAGCAGGATGTACTGAAGTCCGACCTGCCTGTGCTGGTCGACTTCTGGGCCGAGTGGTGCGGGCCGTGCAAAATGATCGCGCCGGTAGTAGAAGAGCTTGCCAAAGAGTACGACGGCAAGGTTACTTTCGCAAAGCTGGACGTTGACAGCAACCCCCGCGCCGCGATGAAGTACGGCGTGCGCGGAATTCCGACCCTGCTCCTGTTCCGGGGCGGCGCGCCTATCGACCAGGTCGTCGGCGCAGTACCCAAGTCGCGGCTCAAAAACGTGCTCGACAAGGCCCTGGCCCGAACGGCCTGA